In Fusarium oxysporum f. sp. lycopersici 4287 chromosome 2, whole genome shotgun sequence, a genomic segment contains:
- a CDS encoding myosin-crossreactive antigen: MDDKHENSPDENNGVISLSNSPESTNDADAKGPHVWLVGGGIASIAAAVFLIEDAKVPGDHIHILEASAKAGGSMATFSKPSWDTGYRVSAIRKMSLTYHCLYGMLEKVPSDFEGETLAAKLHRFNQARRKLGASGTRLVRQVIDDHGNEKPEAVDVSTMGLSVKNQCDLMRVVLETEEELEGLEIQALFEPDFFETNFWDLWSSLNRFHPWCSAVEFRRCLHRMLHEFPNMGTLSGVEQAPEEDFEAIIKPLMQHLKAMNVEFRHGIQVSGLEIEDIGSDFRVSALKTYQDSKHVLIKTGPDDLVLLTLGSLTSGMGYGTNDQPPPTMELRDSAPHELDPSWTFWDRLALDRPKTFGNPEAFFDRPSKSTWLSFTVTLRDPAFFEHLRTWTGTLTGAVPLITFRDCPWMLSLTIPQQPYVRDQPDDVFVFWGYGLFPDQQGRYVRKPMLECTGAEILTELLHLMAFPLQPTLERSITIPCLMPLIGSPFLTRKKGDRPKVIPDGSKNLGLMGQFVEIEREVTFTMEYSVRSAQLAVYGLMGLDKKPPGVMGEDHSVLTLGMALKTMMT; this comes from the exons ATGGATGACAAACACGAAAATTCGCCCGATGAGAACAACGGGGTTATtagcctcagcaacagcccGGAGAGCACTAATGACGCCGATGCGAAGGGTCCTCATGTGTGGCTTGTCGGCGGCGGTATTGCATCTATTGCCGCCGCGGTCTTTCTGATCGAAGATGCGAAGGTCCCGGGTGATCATATCCACATTCTCGAGGCATCGGCGAAAGCTGGTGGATCAATGGCAACGTTTTCGAAGCCATCATGGGACACAGGGTATCGAGTATCTGCGATTCGCAAGATGAGTCTCACTTATCATTGCTTGTATGGGATGTTGGAGAAGGTACCGTCGGACTTTGAGGGCGAGACACTGGCCGCCAAATTACACCGATTCAACCAAGCAAGGAGAAAATTGGGCGCTTCAGGAACGAGATTGGTGAGGCAGGTCATTGATGACCATGGAAATGAGAAGCCTGAAGCGGTTGATGTGAGCACAATGGGTTTGAGTGTCAAGAACCAATGTGACTTGATGAGAGTTGTTCTCgagacggaggaggagctggagggcCTTGAGATCCAGGCTCTGTTCGAACCGGACTTCTTCGAGACGAACTTTTGGGACTTATGGTCATCGCTCAATCGGTTCCATCCCTGGTGTAGTGCTGTTGAGTTCAGGCGGTGCCTGCATAGGATGTTGCACGAGTTTCCCAACATGGGGACACTATCTGGCGTGGAACAGGCTCCTGAGGAGGACTTTGAGGCAATTATTAAGCCATTAATGCAGCATCTGAAGGCGATGAATGTTGAGTTTCGGCACG GCATTCAAGTTAGCGGTCTGGAGATTGAGGACATCGGATCCGACTTCAGAGTGTCTGCGCTGAAAACATACCAAGACAGCAAGCATGTCTTGATAAAAACGGGGCCTGAtgaccttgtccttctcaCACTCGGCTCTCTCACATCTGGAATGGGTTACGGCACAAATGACCAACCGCCGCCGACGATGGAGCTTCGCGATTCAGCACCGCACGAACTCGACCCCTCGTGGACCTTCTGGGATAGACTTGCGCTCGACCGCCCAAAGACATTTGGTAACCCAGAAGCATTCTTCGACCGACCTTCAAAGTCAACATGGCTCTCCTTCACCGTCACGCTTCGCGACCCAGCATTCTTTGAGCACTTACGTACCTGGACCGGCACACTAACAGGAGCTGTACCATTAATAACCTTCCGCGACTGTCCCTGGATGCTCTCCCTCACCATCCCTCAACAACCATACGTAAGGGATCAACCGGACGATGTCTTCGTATTCTGGGGCTACGGCCTCTTCCCAGACCAACAAGGCCGCTATGTTAGAAAACCCATGCTCGAATGCACAGGCGCCGAAATCCTCACCGAGCTTCTTCACCTCATGGCCTTTCCCCTGCAACCAACCCTTGAGCGATCCATCACAATTCCCTGCCTGATGCCGTTAATCGGAAGTCCATTCTTGACACGGAAGAAGGGCGATCGACCAAAGGTTATACCTGATGGAAGCAAGAACTTGGGTTTGATGGGACAGtttgttgagattgagagGGAGGTGACGTTTACGATGGAGTATTCGGTTAGGTCGGCGCAGTTGGCTGTTTATGGACTGATGGGGTTGGATAAGAAACCTCCAGGGGTTATGGGTGAGGATCATTCTGTCCTGACGTTGGGGATGGcgttgaagacgatgatgacttgA
- a CDS encoding hypothetical protein (At least one base has a quality score < 10), whose translation MPLDTSTYSLALLRVDGRRWNELRRLHAQIRTQDAADGSSYLEMGHTKVMCIVTGPSEQQVQRRGGQQAPRDTAAINVNVVVAGFSSVDRKKRGRNDKRIQEIETTIANAFTSNLHTHLFPHSSITISLHVLSQDGSLLAALLNATTLALIDAGIPMTDYIAACTAGSTSTYAAGDDTADPLLDLNNQEEQELPFLTVATQGDTDQVAVLVCESRVQVSRLEGMLVVGVDGCKQVKQFLDQVVKDKGAEMVKEGAVEKNDAMGMDLDD comes from the exons ATGCCTCTCGATACGTCAACATACTCATTAGCGCTCCTGCGCGTCGacggaagaagatggaacGAACTCCGTCGTCTGCATGCTCAAATCCGAACTCAAGATGCTGCTGACGGTTCATCATATCTTGAAATGGGCCATACAAAAGTCATGTGCATCGTGACAGGCCCTTCAGAGCAGCAGGTTCAAAGACGTGGTGGACAGCAAGCTCCTCGCGACACAGCGGCTATCAACGTCAATGTTGTAGTAGCGGGTTTTTCGAGCGTGGATCGAAAGAAGAGAGGGCGCAATGACAA GCGCATACAAGAGATTGAAACGACGATTGCGAATGCGTTTACTTCGAATTTACATACACACCTGTTTCCTCACTCTTCCATCACAATCTCGCTTCACGTTCTATCGCAAGACGGATCCCTCCTCGCCGCTCTTCTCAACGCAACGACCCTCGCCCTCATCGACGCTGGTATTCCAATGACAGATTATATCGCCGCCTGCACAGCAGGATCGACCTCAACATACGCCGCGGGCGACGACACAGCCGATCCTCTCCTTGATCTAAACaaccaagaagagcaagaactACCCTTCTTGACAGTCGCGACACAAGGTGATACCGATCAGGTTGCTGTACTCGTATGCGAGAGTCGTGTGCAGGTTAGCAGGTTGGAGGGAATGTTGGTCGTCGGTGTGGATGGTTGTAAGCAGGTAAAGCAGTTCTTGGATCAGGTTGTTAAGGATAAGGGTGCTGAGATGGTGAAGGAGGGTGCGGTGGAGAAGAACGATGCTATGGGGATGGATTTGGATGATTAG
- a CDS encoding protein disulfide-isomerase (At least one base has a quality score < 10) yields MPNPTSLLVTLTAAFAALPEAQAAIYTKNSPVLQVNARNYDKLIAKSNYTSIVEFYAPWCGHCQNLKPAYEKAAKNLDGLAQVAAIDCDEESNKQFCGGMGVQGFPTLKIVRPGKKTGNPVVEDYQGQRTAGAIQEAVMSKINNHVTRVSDKDLDSFLKGDKPKAILFTSKGTTSALIRSIAIDFLDVISVAQIRDKETAAVKKFGIEKFPALVLIPGEGKDPIVYNGEMAKKDMVKFLSQAGEPNPIHATGNTKSSKPKKAESKSAKSAKKSKATKAAKEEPVDSKESSTEAAEAVPTIIPISTISSLEKLAEECLAPKSHTCVLVFTPGEAGEKAVDSLSHLNTKYVHGGRKTFPIIAVPSDSDAASTLPKALGLKNEVNLIAINTRRNWWRQYEGDFSLASVENWIDAIRMGEGAKKKIPEGVVVEKTEAAEKSTQATDPEPEIETDGPKEAKTEVETEAEIESETPAEAEAEAKTPEPEAEPVAESEAEPKTKEEIKHEEL; encoded by the exons ATGCCTAACCCCACCTCGCTCTTGGTGACCTTGACAGCTGCCTTTGCGGCTCTGCCAGAGGCTCAAGCTGCGATCTACACCAAGAACTCACCGGTTCTTCAGGTTAACGCTCGCAACTACGATAAGCTCATTGCAAAGTCCAACTACACCTCT ATTGTCGAGTTCTACGCCCCATGGTGCGGCCACTGTCAGAACCTCAAGCCCGCCTACGAAAAGGCCGCCAAGAACCTCGATGGTCTCGCTCAAGTCGCTGCCATTGACTGTGATGAGGAGTCCAACAAGCAGTTCTGCGGTGGCATGGGTGTTCAGGGCTTCCCCACTCTCAAGATCGTTCGTCCTGGAAAGAAGACTGGTAACCCTGTTGTTGAGGATTACCAGGGTCAACGAACTGCAGGTGCTATTCAAGAGGCTGTCAtgagcaagatcaacaacCATGTTACGCGTGTGAGCGACAAGGATCTTGACTCTTTCCTCAAGGGTGATAAACCTAAGGCTATCCTCTTCACTTCAAAGGGAACGACTAGTGCTTTGATCCGAAGCATTGCCATTGACTTCCTTGATGTTATTTCGGTGGCCCAGATCCGTGATAAGGAGACAGCTGCGGTTAAGAAGTTTGGCATTGAGAAGTTCCCCGCTCTTGTTCTTATCCCCGGTGAAGGCAAGGATCCTATTGTCTACAACGGtgagatggccaagaaggataTGGTCAAGTTTCTCTCACAGGCTGGAGAGCCTAACCCCATTCACGCCACtggcaacaccaagagctcaaagcccaagaaggctgagtCCAAGAGCGCCAAGAGtgccaagaagagcaaggctACCAAGGCTGCAAAGGAGGAGCCCGTTGATTCAAAGGAGTCTTCCactgaggctgctgaagcagTTCCCACTATCATTCCTATCTCTACTATCTCTAGTCTGGAGAAGCTCGCCGAGGAGTGTCTCGCTCCCAAGTCTCACACTTGTGTTCTTGTCTTCACTCCTGGTGAAGCTGGTGAGAAGGCAGTCGACTCACTTTCccacctcaacaccaagtaCGTCCACGGTGGTCGCAAGACATTCCCCATCATCGCTGTTCCCAGCGACAGCGACGCCGCTTCAACTCTTCCCAAGGCCCTTGGTCTCAAGAACGAGGTCAACCTGATCGCTATCAATACCCGCCGCAACTGGTGGCGCCAGTACGAAGGCGACTTTAGCCTCGCCAGCGTTGAGAACTGGATTGATGCTATCCGCATGGGCGAGGgtgccaagaagaagatccccgagggtgttgttgtcgaAAAGACTGAGGCTGCCGAGAAGTCAACTCAAGCTACTGACCCCGAGCCTGAGATCGAGACTGATGGTCCTAAGGAAGCCAAGACTGAGGTTGAGACCGAGGCTGAGATTGAGTCCGAGACTCCAGCCGAAGCTGAGGCCGAGGCAAAGACCCCTGAGCCCGAAGCTGAACCTGTTGCTGAGTCTGAAGCTgagcccaagaccaaggaggagatcAAGCACGAGGAGCTATAG
- a CDS encoding mitochondrial import inner membrane translocase subunit TIM50: MLSRVAQASRLGLMTARLSRPVASPSLRALPAVAPQFASPWLRTYAKKSSSQQNKDSKQKPSQAQNDAENVEKPAENDVDKAGEKSTEAPKEGEQIPFHKLPDLTQGIPSTLFEEMGGDKKKEQKEQKELQEMEEAESSGGRERSEYVSTSERNRKWWTRFMLIATAAGGTLSVLYMGRNWEDTIEAERHSDIPNGPGLGLWWKRAKTRLTESVTYYQEPAFEKLLPDPDPTFERPYTLCLSLDDLLVHSEWSREHGWRIAKRPGVDYFIRYLSQYYELVLFTSVPFATGEPIMRKLDPFRLILWPLYREATKFEDGEIVKDLSYLNRDLKKVIIIDSNPKHVRNQPENAIILEPWKGDRNDKELVNLIPFLEYIHTMQYDDVRKVLKSFDGKHIPTEFARREAIARKEFQAKQLAHKQKHGSGVGALGNLLGLNPSNMSMMVSPEGEQNPAEAFAQGKMLQDVARERGQRNYMELEKQIRENGEKWLKEEAAMMEAAQKEAMNSMMGSFSGMFGGGNPPEKKA; the protein is encoded by the exons ATGCTGTCCAGAGTAGCCCAGGCTTCGCGCTTGGGCTTGATGACAGCTCGTCTGTCACGGCCCGTcgcatctccttctctccgAGCTCTTCCCGCCGTCGCTCCTCAATTTGCCTCGCCATGGCTCCGAACATACGCCAAGAAATCCTCCTCTCAACAAAACAAAGATTCGAAACAGAAGCCTTCCCAGGCGCAAAACGATGCTGAAAATGTCGAGAAGCCTGCTGAGAATGACGTCGACAAGGCTGGCGAGAAGTCTACCGAGGCTCCGAAGGAGGGGGAGCAAATACCTTTCCACAAGCTACCCGACCTGACACAGGGTATTCCTTCGACACTGTTTGAGGAGATGGGTGGtgataagaagaaggagcagaaggagcagaaggagctgcaggagatggaggaggcTGAATCTAGTGGCGGACGTGAACGATCGGAATATGTCTCCACGTCTGAGCGGAATCGCAAGTGGTGGACAAGATTCATGCTTATTGCGACTGCTGCCGGTGGAACTCTGAGCGTTCTATACATGGGCCGAAACTGGGAAGACACCATTGAAGCTGAGCGTCACTCTGACATTCCTAACGGCCCTGGCCTTGGTTTGTGGTGGAAGCGTGCCAAGACCCGTTTGACCGAGTCTGTCACGTACTACCAAGAGCCTGCATTCGAGAAGCTCCTCCCCGATCCCGATCCTACGTTCGAGCGCCCTTATACCCTCTGTCTGAGCTTGGATGACCTTCTCGTTCATAGCGAGTGGTCCCGTGAACATGGCTGGAGAATTGCAAAGCGACCTGGTGTGGACTACTTCATACGGTATCTTAGTCAGTACTATGAGCTGGTCCTTTTCACCTCTGTGCCGTTTGCAACTGGCGAGCCTATCATGAGGAAGTTGGATCCTTTCCGATTAATCTTGTGGCCCCTCTACCGAGAGGCTACCAAGTTTGAGGATGGAGAGATCGTCAAG GACCTTTCTTACCTCAACCGTGACTTGAAGaaggtcatcatcatcgacagcaACCCCAAGCACGTCCGCAACCAACCTGAAAACGCCATCATCCTTGAACCCTGGAAGGGCGACCGTAACGACAAGGAGCTCGTGAACCTTATTCCCTTCCTCGAGTACATCCACACCATGCAGTACGACGACGTTCGCAAGGTCCTCAAGTCTTTCGACGGCAAGCACATCCCCACCGAATTCGCCCGTCGTGAAGCCATCGCCCGAAAGGAGTTCCAGGCCAAGCAACTCGCCCACAAGCAAAAGCACGGCTCTGGCGTCGGCGCTCTAGGCAACCTCCTCGGTCTCAACCCCAGTAACATGAGCATGATGGTCTCCCCCGAAGGCGAGCAAAACCCCGCCGAGGCTTTCGCACAGGGCAAGATGCTACAAGACGTCGCCCGCGAGCGCGGCCAGCGCAACTACAtggagctcgagaagcagatCCGCGAGAACGGCGAGAAGTGGCTGAAGGAAGAAGCCGCGATGATGGAGGCAGCCCAGAAGGAAGCTATGAACAGCATGATGGGCTCGTTCTCTGGCATGTTCGGAGGCGGCAACCCacctgagaagaaggcctAG